One segment of Streptomyces sp. XD-27 DNA contains the following:
- a CDS encoding formimidoylglutamate deiminase, whose amino-acid sequence MVVETGADGRIAAVQTGVAAPPTGAVSLPGLTVPGLANAHSHAFHRALRGTVQADAAQALTGVGAPSRAGGGTATGGATTGVATADAAATGGTAPDGGGRAPDSFWTWREVMYAVADRLTPENYFFLARAVYAEMALAGITCVGEFHYVHHAPGGIRYDDPNAMGEALIEAAAEAGIRITLLDTAYLSAGFGRPPTVPQLRFSDGTADRWAERAAALADRPHARIGAAIHSVRAVPAAQLSTVARWAADRGAPLHVHLSEQTAENEACLAAHGRTPTRLLADHGVLGPRTTAVHATHLTAEDIELLGGSGTGVCMCPTTERDLADGIGPAVRVQAAGSPLSLGSDSHAVIDLFEEARAMELDERLRTRTRGHWTATQLLRAATADGHAALGWDAAGRLETGALADFTTITLSSVRTAGPPPRLGAETAVFAATGADVRHTVVGGRHIVRDGRHQLVPDVPKALSETIDALRG is encoded by the coding sequence GTGGTCGTCGAGACCGGCGCCGACGGCCGCATCGCGGCCGTGCAGACCGGGGTGGCCGCCCCGCCCACCGGCGCCGTCAGCCTCCCCGGCCTCACCGTCCCCGGCCTGGCCAACGCCCACTCGCACGCCTTCCACCGGGCCCTGCGCGGCACCGTCCAGGCCGATGCCGCCCAGGCCCTCACCGGCGTCGGCGCCCCCTCGCGGGCAGGGGGCGGGACGGCTACAGGCGGGGCGACGACAGGCGTGGCGACCGCAGACGCGGCGGCCACCGGCGGGACGGCACCCGACGGCGGCGGGCGGGCGCCGGACTCGTTCTGGACCTGGCGCGAGGTGATGTACGCGGTCGCCGACCGGCTCACCCCCGAGAACTACTTCTTCCTGGCCCGCGCGGTGTACGCCGAGATGGCCCTGGCGGGCATCACCTGCGTCGGCGAGTTCCACTACGTCCACCACGCCCCCGGTGGCATCCGCTACGACGACCCCAACGCCATGGGCGAGGCCCTGATCGAGGCCGCCGCCGAGGCCGGCATCCGCATCACCCTCCTCGACACCGCCTACCTCTCCGCCGGCTTCGGCCGACCGCCCACCGTCCCCCAGCTCCGCTTCAGCGACGGCACCGCGGACCGCTGGGCGGAGCGCGCCGCCGCGCTCGCCGACCGCCCGCACGCCCGGATCGGCGCGGCCATCCACTCCGTGCGCGCCGTGCCCGCGGCCCAGCTGTCCACCGTCGCCCGGTGGGCCGCCGACCGGGGCGCCCCGCTGCACGTCCACCTCTCCGAGCAGACCGCGGAGAACGAGGCGTGCCTCGCCGCGCACGGCCGCACCCCGACGCGCCTCCTGGCCGACCACGGGGTGCTCGGCCCCCGTACCACCGCCGTCCACGCCACCCACCTCACCGCGGAGGACATCGAGCTCCTGGGCGGCAGCGGCACCGGTGTGTGCATGTGCCCGACCACCGAGCGCGACCTGGCCGACGGCATAGGCCCGGCCGTCCGGGTGCAGGCCGCCGGCAGCCCGCTGAGCCTGGGCAGCGACAGCCACGCGGTCATCGACCTGTTTGAAGAGGCCCGCGCCATGGAACTCGACGAGCGTCTGCGGACCCGCACGCGCGGCCACTGGACGGCGACCCAGCTGCTGCGCGCCGCCACCGCCGACGGGCACGCCGCGCTCGGCTGGGACGCCGCCGGGCGGCTGGAGACCGGCGCCCTCGCCGACTTCACCACCATCACGCTGAGCTCGGTACGCACCGCGGGCCCGCCGCCCCGGCTGGGCGCCGAGACGGCCGTATTCGCGGCGACCGGCGCCGATGTGCGGCACACGGTGGTCGGTGGCCGCCACATCGTGCGCGACGGCCGCCATCAGCTTGTGCCGGATGTCCCGAAAG